The Nocardia sp. NBC_01503 sequence GATCTTCTCGGTCATCCGCGTCGGCGTGCACACACGTCGGCGGCGCGCCAAACACCGCATGCTGGTCGATCTGCTCGATCAGAGCGGGGTGGCCCGCAATTCCGCCGATATCCGGGTGCTCGCCGCCACCGAACCCATCGCCTACTGCCTGCCCGGGCTGCGCCGCCGCGTCGTGCTCAGCCAGGGCACGGTGACCAATCTTTCCCAAGAGGAGTTGACCGCAATCGTCAGCCATGAGCGCTCGCATCTGCGCGCCCGCCACGACCTGGTGCTGGAGGCGTTCACCGCCGCCCACGAGGCGTTTCCACGGGTGGTGCGCTCGAAATCCGCACTGGATTCGGTGAAATTGCTGATCGAATTGCTGGCCGACGACTCGGCGGTGAAGGTCACCGGGCCGACACCGCTGGCTCGGGCACTGGTCGCCTGCTCGAATTCGCCCGCGCCGCAGGGCGCGATGGCGGTGGGCGGGCCGACGACCCTGATTCGTATTCAGCGGCTGGCCGGGCCCATCGGTGATCTGCGGATCGCCGGTGCCGCCTATCTCGCGGCCGCCGCCATCCTCGTGGTGCCGACCCTCGCGGTCGCCATTCCGTGGTTGCAGGAACTGAGCCGATTGCTCAGCCGTGCCTGAGCCCGTGGACACGACATCAGAGGCCCCGCGCTTCGCCTCCTCGGCCGAGGGTGCGCGCCGATTCGCCGATCTCGGCCTGCCGCCCATGCTGGTGCAGGCCCTGCGGCGCAATGGGATCGACACTCCGTTCCCGATTCAGGCCGCGGTGATTCCGGATATTCTCGCCGGTCACGATGTACTCGGCCGGGCCGCAACGGGTTCGGGCAAGACCCTGGCGTTCGGACTGCCGATGCTGGTGCGACTCTCGGGTGCCCCGACCGCGCCGCGGCGGCCGCGCGGGTTGATCCTGGTGCCCACCCGTGAATTGGCCCTGCAGGTCGAGACCGCGCTCGATGAGCCCTCGCTCTCGGTCGGTCTGCGGCTGGCGTCGGCGGTGGGTGGCCTGGCCATCAAAGCGCAGGACGAGAAGCTCGGGCGCGGTGTGGATCTGCTCATCGCCACGCCCGGCCGCCTGACCGATCTGATCGGCCGTCGCGCGGTCGATCTGTCGGATGTACAGGTCATCACCGTCGACGAGGCCGACCATATGGCCGATCTCGGCTTCCTGCCGCAGTTGACGGCCGTGCTCAATCGAGTCCCCGACACCGCCCAGAAGCTGCTGTTCTCCGCGACTCTCGACGCGGCCATCGACAATCTGGTCCAGCGCTACCTGCACTCCCCCACCGCGCACGCGGTGACCGCGGCGCCGAGCGCGAATCCCGCTGTGGGCGGCCAGGATTCCGCCGAGCCCGAGACCGCCGAGGACGGCCTCCCCGATATCGCGCACTACGCCCTGCACGTGCGGCGTATCGAAAAGCGCCCGGTGGTCACCGAAATCGCCGCGCGCAAGGGCCGCACACTGCTGTTCGTGCGCACCCAGCACGGTGCGGACAAACTGGCCCGCAAACTCCGCGAGGTCGGCATCTCCGCCGCCGCCCTGCACGGCGGTCAAGGCCAGAACCAGCGCACCCGCACCCTGGCCGCCTTCGCCGACGGCACCTGGCCGGTGCTGGTCGCCACCGATATCGCCGCGCGTGGCATCCACGTCGACGATGTCTCTCTCGTAGTGCATGTCGATCCCCCGGCCGACCCGAAGGACTATCTGCACCGCACCGGTCGCACCGCGCGTGCGGGCGCGTCCGGCACCGTGGTCACGGTCGTCACCCCCGACGACCGCCAGGAGGCCGCCGATCTGGCCCGGCGCGCCGGAGTCGCGGTCACCGATCTGGAGGTCCGCCCCGGCGACCGCCGACTGGCCGAGATCACCGGAGCCCGTCGCCCCTTCGGCCGACCCGTCCCCGATCCGGCCACGGTCGCGGCCAACGCGAAAGCCGCTGCCGCCAAACCGGATCCGGCCCCCGAACGCCCCCGGCACCGGATCGACCCGCGCACCGGTGGTCGTCAGCACACCAAGAAGCGCAAACCCAAGCCCACCCGCAACGGTTGATCGCGGACGACCCGCCGGGGAACCCGCAACCCCGGTAGAGTCCGCCGCGTGAAGTTCATTATGGGGTGCGCCCTGGCCATCACCGCCTGCACGACGGTGGGATTGCCTGTGGCGCAGGCGGATACCGCCGGCGGTTGCATCGAGTCGAATAACGGATATACCGCGGAGTGGCAGGCCAGCTGGGCGGCTTATCAAGCCGGACAGAACAATCCGGCGGAGTCGCGCGCCTCGGTGGTGGTGGATCTGCCGATCACCATCAATGCCCCGCTGCCGAAGGTGTGGTCGATCTACTCGAACCTGCGCAACGATATCGGGCGGCATCCTTTTCTGAAGGATGTCATCACGCACCGCACCTGCGATGACGGCCAAGTGGTGGATTTCACCGCGCTGGAGGACATTCCGATGGGACCGGTCACCTTCCCCGGGCACACCCAGGCCGAACAGCGCCTGCACCCGGCGGAGCACTTCTACACCTCAGACAGCTGGGACATCCCGAATATCACCACGCACCAGCTGATCACCTTCACCGATAACGGTGACGGCAGCACCACGGTCAACGAGCACATCACCTTCCTCGCCGACCCGACGCTGATCCAATTCACCGCCGATAACGGCGCGGCCTCGCACCGTGCCTATCAGGCGGCGCTCAAACGCGATATCGAGAACGGTTCACTCTGATCAACGGCGGCGGCCCCAACTCGACCGGGACCGCCACCCACCGCGCGCCGGAATCCGCTCGCTGAATCCCGCGAGTTGCAGGGCGAGAGCCAGCAGGCCGATGGTGAGGCACACCTCGGCCCCGAATGTGGTCGCCTGATTGACCAGTTGCAGTAGAAGTGCGATGGCGAACAGCACGGCGGCAGCGATTGCGAACATATCCGGGCAATACCCACAAACCGCGATTTACCCCAGCGGATCATCCACCCGCGCAACAGTGGTGATGGTGCGGGTACCGGTATCGGTCGTAGAACTGGTTGGCACCGATATGCCAGGCCAGCGGAGTCAGCAAGGCTCCCGCGAGTACGGCCAGCGCAATCCCCCGCTGCCACAGGACAACTCGCGACGGACCCGTCGATCCGGTCACTCGTGGCGCCAGGCACAGCGAGCCGACCAGCAGCGCGAGGACCACCGCCGCGCTGGCCACCAGCACCGCTTTCGCGTTCAACTCGAATCCGCCGTGGTCCCGCACGGCCGGGGTCAGTGGCCCGTTCAGCCACCAGGTGAGCAGCAGGCAGGCCAGCCCGGCGACCGGCATGCCGACCGCCCCGACGACCCAGGGGTCCACTGGCTCCGGTCCCCCGTCGACGGTTCGACGCGACCGGGATCGCATCGCGCCGACACCCACGATGCCCAGTACGACGAGCGCCGTCAGCGCACCCAGCGGCACGGTGAGCCATCCGGCCAGCGCACCGAGCGCCACGGCCTGCGCGCGCGACCACGGCAGCATGATCAGCAGCAGCGGCAGGAACAGAATCAGATACGCGGCGAGCGGCGACCGCAGTACCGCGAATGATTCGATCGCGAAGGCGGTGCCGACCCCTGACAGATACCCGACCGCCCCGAACTCCGGTGCGCGGGATTTCGATTCGCGCCCATCGTTTCTCCCGGCCGGGACGAATCCCGCCCCGCCCCTTACTCCCTCTCCCATGGGCACAGTCTGCCCGCGGAGCAACGGCAAAGCGAACGAATACCTCGGTCCCGGTGCGACTTCCGCCGGATGCCGAGGCGACGGCCACACCACCGTCGCGGTGGGGCCGCCGCCGTTCGAGGCGCTGTTCATCCCGCACCGGAGTGAACAGCGCGGGTCAGGTCAGGTCGGCGTTACCGTCGATGACCTTGAGCTTGTACTCGAAATGGTTGATGCGCCAACCCTTCTCGGTACGTTCGAAGCCCAGCACGTAGCTGCCGACGAACCAGCGGGTCGTACCGTTGGCGGCATCGTTCTTCAGGTGCACGGCGATGGCGTCGGCGTGCGCGCGAGCGGTGTCGCCGGTGATCTCGATGAGGTGGTTGCCCGCCTGATGGTGGACGGCGTCGAGGGCGCCCAGGCCCTCGGCCCAGCCGGCGGTGATATCGGTGGTGGGCACGGTTTCGGGGGTGCCGCCGAAGCCGCTGTCGAAGTACACCTGTTCGGTGAGGACCTCCTCGGTCATATCGGCCCAGCGCAGCTGGTCGCAGTAGACGAAGAGTTTGGTGATGAGTTCGCTGATTTCCAGTCGGTCGCTCAGTACCTGAAGATCGGTCACGGTGGCGAACTTAGGGCACGCTCGGCGGGGCGACAACCCGGTTTCCACGGCCGGGGCCGTCGCCGACTACACTGGCTGGCTGCATGCGTGACACCAGGTAGCGCGAAGGGCACCTGCCATCGAAGCATGGAAATACGACAACCCCGACGTCAAACCATGAGGCGGCAAACACCGTGCAGTTCCTTCCCGGGCAGACTCCGCCCTACGACCTGACCTACGACGATGTCTTCCTCGTCCCGAATCGGACCGATGTCGCCTCGCGTTTCGACGTCGACCTGTCCACCAGTGACGGGACCGGCACCACCATTCCCCTCGTGGTCGCGAATATGACCGCTGTCGCCGGTCGCCGGATGGCCGAGACGGTGGCGCGCCGCGGTGGCATCGTGGTGCTGCCGCAGGATCTTCCGATCCAGGCCGCCGCGGACACCATCGCCTTCGTGAAGAGCCGTTCGCTCACCGCGGACACCCCGGTCACCCTGGATCCGGAGCATTCGGTCTCCGACGCGCTGGCGCTGATTCACAAGCGCGCGCACGGTGCGGTCGTGATCGTCGAGGGCGGTAAGCCGGTCGGCGTGGTCACCGAGAGCGCATGCGCCGATGTGGATCGCTTCGCCCGGCTGAGCACGATCGCCGACTCCAATTTCGTCAGCGCCCCCGCCGACGCCTCCCCGCGTGAGGTCTTCGACCTGCTCGAGGCCGGTCACTCCAAGCTCGCCGTGCTGGTGAACGCCGACGGCACCCTCGCGGGCGTGATGACCCGCACCGGCACCATTCGCGCGGGCATCTACCAGCCCGCCGTCGATGCCAATGGTCAGCTGCGCATCGCCGCGGCGGTCGGTATCAACGGTGATATTCCGTCCAAGGCCAAGGCCCTGGTCGACGCGGGCGCCGATGTGCTGGTGATGGATACCGCGCACGGCCATCAGCAGAAGATGCTCGAGGCGCTGCGCTCGGTGGCCGCCCTGGATCTGGGTGTGCCGCTGGTGGCGGGCAATGTGGTCTCGGCCGCGGGTACCCGCGATCTGATCGAGGCGGGCGCGGACATCATCAAGGTCGGTGTCGGACCCGGTGCCATGTGCACCACCCGCATGATGACCGGTGTCGGCCGCCCGCAGTTCTCCGCCGTGGCCGAGTGTGCCGCCGCGGCAAAGGAATTCGGCAAGCACATCTGGGCCGACGGTGGCGTGCGCCATCCACGCGATGTGGCGCTGGCCCTGGCGGCAGGTGCCGCCAACGTCATGATCGGCTCCTGGTTCGCCGGTACCTACGAATCGCCCGGCGATATGCGGATCGACCGGGACGGCAACCGCTACAAGGAGAGCTTCGGCATGGCCTCCAAGCGCGCGGTCGCCGCCCGTACCGCCACCGATTCGTCCTTCGATCGGGCGCGCAAGGCGCTGTTCGAGGAGGGCATCTCCTCCTCACGCATGCGCCTGGATCCCGAGCGTCCGGGGGTGGAGGATCTGATCGATCACATCACCTCCGGTGTGCGCAGCTCCTGCACCTACGCGGGTGCGCGCAGCATTGCCGAATTCCATGACAGGGCGGTGCTGGGCGTGCAGTCGGCGGCCGGTTTCGCCGAGGGTCGTCCGCTGCCCGCGGGCTGGTAGACCCCGAATACGTACCGTCCGACCCGGTGGGAACCTGCGGGAACCCGCCGGGTTCGCCATGTCCGGCCAGGTCACACTGAAGCACGAGGGACCAGCCGGTAGCATGTCGATATCGGACCGTGACGACCCGTCACGGTCTACCCCATGCGAAAGGAACCAGTTGTCACCCGCGTCCGAGGGCGCCGTTCAGGAGGGCTCCTCTACCGAGCCGGGTGACAAACCCGGCGCCATCGCTCTCTCAGCCACCCAGACGGCCGGGTGGTGCTGACCGTGTCAGCCCTGCTCACCGTTCTCAGCCTGATCGGTTTCATCGCACTGACCGCCGGTACGGCATTGTTCGTCGCCGCGGAATTCTCACTCACCGCCCTGGAACGCAGCACCGTGGAGGCGCACGCCCGCGAGGGCGATCGCCGCGCCCGGCAGGTGCGCAAAGCGCATCGCACGCTGTCGTTCCAACTCTCCGGGGCCCAGTTGGGCATCACCATCACCACGCTGATCACCGGTTATATCGCCGAACCGGTGCTGGCGCGACTGCTGGAGCCCCTCTTCGACGCCCTCGGCCTGGATTCGGGCGCCTCGCACGGCATTTCGCTGGCGCTGGCGCTGATCCTGGCCACCTCGCTGTCCATGATCTACGGCGAGCTGGTGCCGAAGAATATCGCCATCGCCGCACCGCTGGCGACCGCACGCTGGACCGCGGGACCCATGATGTGGTTCTCGACCGCGTTCCGCTGGTTGATCAATTTCCTGAACGGCACGGCCAACTGGGCCGTGCGCCGGCTCGGGGTCGAACCGGCCGAGGAGTTGCGTTCGGCGCGTTCACCGCAGGAGTTGGGTTCGCTGGTGCGCACCTCGGCCCTGCACGGCGCGCTGGATCAGCGCACCGCACAGGTGGTGGATCGCTCACTGCAGTTCGGTGAGCGCAGCGCTGAGGAGTTGATGACCCCGCGCGTGAAGATCGAATCGCTGGATCAGGACTGCACCATCGCCGATCTCATCGAAACGGCAAGTCGCACCGGCTATTCGCGCTTCCCGGTGATCGACGGGGATCTGGACAACACGCTCGGCGTCGTCCATGTGAAGCAGGCGTTCACCCATCCGGCGACCCAGCGCCGCACTATCCGGCTCAAGTCCATCTGCCAGCCCGTGCCCATAGTGCCCGCGAGCCTGGACGGTGACGAGGTCCTGGAGCGCGTGCGCGCCGACGGCATGCAGGTGGCCCTGGTCGTCGACGAATACGGCGGCACCGCGGGCATCGTCACCATGGAGGACCTGATCGAGGAGATCCTCGGCGATGTCCGCGATGAGCATGACGAGGAGGAGCTCGATGTGCGCCGCACCTCCAACGGCTGGGACTGCTCCGGTCTGCTGCGCATCGACGAGGTCTCGCGCACAACGGGTTACGACGCGCCCGAGGGCGAATACGAAACCCTCGGCGGTCTGGTGCTGACCCAACTGGGCCGGATTCCGGTCACCGGCGATGAGGTGCTGCTGCCCGAACCCGGAAACAACCACACCATGGATCCGCATACCGGTGGCGGCTGGATCGCCAAGGTGGAGCGGATGGACGGCCGCCGGATCGACCGGGTGCTACTGCGCCCCGTCGACGCCGAGGGCCTGGCGGAGTGGGAGCTGAACCATGGGTGATTGGACAGCGGTACTGCTGGCTTTGGGTCTGCTGCTGGGTAACGCGTTCTTCGTCGGCGCGGAGTTCGCCTTGATCTCCGCCCGCCGCGACCGGCTCGAAGCGCTTGCCGCACAGGGCAAGCGCAGTGCCAATACCGTGATCGAGGCGGCGCAGAACCTGTCGATGATGCTGGCGGCCGCACAGCTGGGCATCACCATCTGCTCGATCCTGCTGGGCCGGGTCGGTGAACCCGCTGTGGCGCATCTGCTTTCGGGCGTCTTCGACCTGATCGGCATGCCGGATTCGCTGTTGCACCCGATCTCGTTCGCGGTGGCGCTGGCCATCGTGGTGGTGCTGCACATCCTGCTCGGCGAGATGATTCCGAAGAATATCGCCCTCGCCGGGCCGGAACGCAGTGCGCTGCTGCTGGTTCCGCTGCATCTGATGTGGTTGCGGCTGGCCAAACCGCTCATCTCGATCTACAACCTGGCGGCGAATCTGTCGCTGCGGGCGCTGCGGATCGAACCCAAGGATGAGCTGGACTCCACCGTGTCGTCGGTGGAGTTGGCGGAGATGTTCGGTGAATCGCATTCGGAGGGGCTGCTGGACGAGGAGGAGCATCGCCGCCTCACCCAGGCGCTGGGCTCCAGCGACAGCATTGTCTCCGATGTGATGGTGCCGCTGGTCAAGACCCGGTCGGTGCCATTGCGCGGTGAGGGCACCACCCTCGGCGATATCGAGAACGCCGTCACCGAAACGGGATTCTCCCGCTATCCGGTGCGGGCCGCGGACGGATCGCTGGTCGGCTACCTGCACGTCAAGGATGTGCTGGACCTGGTGGCCGATGACAAGGCCGGGCCCTCGACGCCCATCCCCCGCACCGATATCCGCCCGCTGCCCACGGTCAGCGCGGGAGCCACCCTCTTCGAGGCCCTGGCCCGCCTGCGCCGCACCAACTCCCATCTGGGCCGGGTGGTGGACAGTCGCGGCAATACCGTCGGCATCGTCGCGCTCGAGGATCTGGTGGAGGAGTTCGTCGGCACCGTCCGCGACGCCACCCACCGCATCGCGGAGTGATTGTGCGACAGGATGTTTCAGTGCTCGCGCCCGCCGATTGGCGGGCGCGAGCCGCCGCGCATCGAGACAGGGTCGACGCCCTCGTCGGCCCGTACCTGGCCCAGCGGGCGGTGGGCACCAAACACCCCGTAATCGATTTCCTGTTCACCTATTACGGCCACAAGCCCGCCCAGCTCAAGCGCTGGCACCCCGGGTTCGGGGTAGCACTGGCGCAGGCCCCCGAGTACGTGGGGGCTCGCGGCTACCACCAACTCCCGAACACCGAGACCGTCACCGCGGATCCGGCCTTCCTCGAAAAGCGCCACGACACCATCGAATTCGTCACCCGCCTACTGGAGGCGACAGCCGCCCGGCCCGCACAGCTGTCCTGCTTCGGCCTCCACGAGTGGGCCATGGTCTACCGCACGGACGAGGTCCGTCACCAGCAGGTCCCGCTGCGCCTGGGGTCGGCGGGCACCGATGCGGTCGTCGAATCAATGCAGCTGCGCTGCACCCACTATGACGCCTTCCGCTTCTTCACACCCGAAGCGGTCCCGCTCAATATCGAGCCGTTGACGCGGGCCGATCAGGAGCATCGCGAACAGCCGGGCTGCCTACACGCGAATATGGACATCTACAAGTGGGGTTTCAAACTCACCCCGCTCATCGACTCCGACTTGCTCTTCGACAGCTTCGAATTGGCGTGCGCCGCACGTGAACTCGATATGCGCGCGAGTCCGTACGATCTCTCCGAGTACGCCTACGAACCGATTCGCATCGAAACACCCTCGGGCCGTGCGGAATACGTCCGAGCGCAAGCCGATATCGCAACTCGCGCGGAGCAGTTGCGCGACCGCCTCACCGCCGCCTGTCGCTCACTGCTCGCGGGCTGACAGCCGGATCAATTCTCATCTCGCAGTAGCAGCAGGTTCAGCAGACCGGCCGCGGCCGCGACCAGCAGCACGGCGTCGAGGTAGTGAAAGAGCATGGCGCCGAGATACGTCGGCCCGCCCCAGGCGTTCACGGTGAAGTTGGGATCCAGTCCGCCCAGGATCTGCACTCCGCAGCGGAAGGGGAGGAAGACCAGCATTCCCAGCGGGACCAGCGCGAGCACCAGGCGCAGCAGTGCCGTCGGATGCCGCGGCACCGAACGCACGGTGTGCCCGAGCCGTCGAGCGGCGGCGCTTCCCAGCGGCCGCAGCAGCAGGCGCATCGGATTGTCATGCGTGCGACGCACCACGACGACGGCCACCAGGGCCGCCAGCCCGAACACCACCATATGCTGCCAGATCGCGGCCGTCCCCTCGACGTACTCCTGGCG is a genomic window containing:
- a CDS encoding M56 family metallopeptidase, whose protein sequence is MDVTAPVFAGLALVLAGPVPALLSRATWPYRSPRAALVLWQAIALAAVLSAFGSGLAIASRLLVPGGDGRPTTTPSKEIDALGLPLWLALVTVFALTLLIGARLIFSVIRVGVHTRRRRAKHRMLVDLLDQSGVARNSADIRVLAATEPIAYCLPGLRRRVVLSQGTVTNLSQEELTAIVSHERSHLRARHDLVLEAFTAAHEAFPRVVRSKSALDSVKLLIELLADDSAVKVTGPTPLARALVACSNSPAPQGAMAVGGPTTLIRIQRLAGPIGDLRIAGAAYLAAAAILVVPTLAVAIPWLQELSRLLSRA
- a CDS encoding DEAD/DEAH box helicase, yielding MLVQALRRNGIDTPFPIQAAVIPDILAGHDVLGRAATGSGKTLAFGLPMLVRLSGAPTAPRRPRGLILVPTRELALQVETALDEPSLSVGLRLASAVGGLAIKAQDEKLGRGVDLLIATPGRLTDLIGRRAVDLSDVQVITVDEADHMADLGFLPQLTAVLNRVPDTAQKLLFSATLDAAIDNLVQRYLHSPTAHAVTAAPSANPAVGGQDSAEPETAEDGLPDIAHYALHVRRIEKRPVVTEIAARKGRTLLFVRTQHGADKLARKLREVGISAAALHGGQGQNQRTRTLAAFADGTWPVLVATDIAARGIHVDDVSLVVHVDPPADPKDYLHRTGRTARAGASGTVVTVVTPDDRQEAADLARRAGVAVTDLEVRPGDRRLAEITGARRPFGRPVPDPATVAANAKAAAAKPDPAPERPRHRIDPRTGGRQHTKKRKPKPTRNG
- a CDS encoding nuclear transport factor 2 family protein, which gives rise to MTDLQVLSDRLEISELITKLFVYCDQLRWADMTEEVLTEQVYFDSGFGGTPETVPTTDITAGWAEGLGALDAVHHQAGNHLIEITGDTARAHADAIAVHLKNDAANGTTRWFVGSYVLGFERTEKGWRINHFEYKLKVIDGNADLT
- a CDS encoding GuaB1 family IMP dehydrogenase-related protein, with amino-acid sequence MQFLPGQTPPYDLTYDDVFLVPNRTDVASRFDVDLSTSDGTGTTIPLVVANMTAVAGRRMAETVARRGGIVVLPQDLPIQAAADTIAFVKSRSLTADTPVTLDPEHSVSDALALIHKRAHGAVVIVEGGKPVGVVTESACADVDRFARLSTIADSNFVSAPADASPREVFDLLEAGHSKLAVLVNADGTLAGVMTRTGTIRAGIYQPAVDANGQLRIAAAVGINGDIPSKAKALVDAGADVLVMDTAHGHQQKMLEALRSVAALDLGVPLVAGNVVSAAGTRDLIEAGADIIKVGVGPGAMCTTRMMTGVGRPQFSAVAECAAAAKEFGKHIWADGGVRHPRDVALALAAGAANVMIGSWFAGTYESPGDMRIDRDGNRYKESFGMASKRAVAARTATDSSFDRARKALFEEGISSSRMRLDPERPGVEDLIDHITSGVRSSCTYAGARSIAEFHDRAVLGVQSAAGFAEGRPLPAGW
- a CDS encoding hemolysin family protein — encoded protein: MSALLTVLSLIGFIALTAGTALFVAAEFSLTALERSTVEAHAREGDRRARQVRKAHRTLSFQLSGAQLGITITTLITGYIAEPVLARLLEPLFDALGLDSGASHGISLALALILATSLSMIYGELVPKNIAIAAPLATARWTAGPMMWFSTAFRWLINFLNGTANWAVRRLGVEPAEELRSARSPQELGSLVRTSALHGALDQRTAQVVDRSLQFGERSAEELMTPRVKIESLDQDCTIADLIETASRTGYSRFPVIDGDLDNTLGVVHVKQAFTHPATQRRTIRLKSICQPVPIVPASLDGDEVLERVRADGMQVALVVDEYGGTAGIVTMEDLIEEILGDVRDEHDEEELDVRRTSNGWDCSGLLRIDEVSRTTGYDAPEGEYETLGGLVLTQLGRIPVTGDEVLLPEPGNNHTMDPHTGGGWIAKVERMDGRRIDRVLLRPVDAEGLAEWELNHG
- a CDS encoding hemolysin family protein, with protein sequence MGDWTAVLLALGLLLGNAFFVGAEFALISARRDRLEALAAQGKRSANTVIEAAQNLSMMLAAAQLGITICSILLGRVGEPAVAHLLSGVFDLIGMPDSLLHPISFAVALAIVVVLHILLGEMIPKNIALAGPERSALLLVPLHLMWLRLAKPLISIYNLAANLSLRALRIEPKDELDSTVSSVELAEMFGESHSEGLLDEEEHRRLTQALGSSDSIVSDVMVPLVKTRSVPLRGEGTTLGDIENAVTETGFSRYPVRAADGSLVGYLHVKDVLDLVADDKAGPSTPIPRTDIRPLPTVSAGATLFEALARLRRTNSHLGRVVDSRGNTVGIVALEDLVEEFVGTVRDATHRIAE
- a CDS encoding 3-methyladenine DNA glycosylase is translated as MLAPADWRARAAAHRDRVDALVGPYLAQRAVGTKHPVIDFLFTYYGHKPAQLKRWHPGFGVALAQAPEYVGARGYHQLPNTETVTADPAFLEKRHDTIEFVTRLLEATAARPAQLSCFGLHEWAMVYRTDEVRHQQVPLRLGSAGTDAVVESMQLRCTHYDAFRFFTPEAVPLNIEPLTRADQEHREQPGCLHANMDIYKWGFKLTPLIDSDLLFDSFELACAARELDMRASPYDLSEYAYEPIRIETPSGRAEYVRAQADIATRAEQLRDRLTAACRSLLAG